The sequence CCGCGTTAAGCCAAACCTTACTGCCATCGGGCAGCACTACGTTATACTGGTAACCTTTTGGGGTGGTGATGGTATTGTATTCGATGGTTTTATTATCCGCGTCTTCACCAACCTTATAATCAACCTGGCCCTCTTTACTTTTTACTACTAAGGCATTACCTTGCCTGGCAACTACACCCTTATTGGCATCATCAAGCACAACGGTGGCGCCGCTGCCCAAAGTAAGTATGGCCTTATTGCTGCCGGGAAGCGCGTCATGCGCCGGGTGTACAATTGCTAACTGCATATCAGCCGGTTTGGGCCTGTTTAAAAAGTAAGCGCCTATGCCTGCTGTGATCAGGATACTGGCGGCTATGCCCCACATCCAATAACGTTTAGGCTTTATGGCAACGATCCCGGTACGCGGAGCAGCATTTAAAATATTATTCAACATAGACCGGCTTTTTTCCTCGTCGAATATCTCCTCGCGGGCACTCAGATCGTCCCATGCTTCGCGTAACAAACCGGTAAGCTGTTCATCATCGTAAGTTTTAAGCAGATCGAATAACTCCCTTAACTGCTGCGGGGTAGCCTGTTTGGTATAATACAGGTTAAACAGGTAGGATACGTTTTTATCGCCGTTGTTCATTTTTAAGCCTTAGAAAATTTCTTAAATAGCTGGTTTATATAGCCAAAAGAGGGGCTACATAATAATGACAACGGGAGGGCTAAAAAAGGGGCTACGTGGAATTAAATTTTTTTAAAAAAATTTAAAAAACAATAACAGGAACACCACCATGTCTGAATGGGCTTCGCAATAATTGCTGATAAAGGTTACGGCGTGCTGCAGGTATTTCTTCACCGTCTCGCGCGAAAGGTTCATTTCTTCGGCTATCTCGGCGTACTTCAACCGCTCGTGGCGGCTGAGCAGGTAAACTTTTTGCTGTTGGGGCGGCAGGCGGTCTATAGCGGTATCCAGCAGGCTGTAGTATTTGTTGTCGTCTGCATCGGGAATGAGTAATTGCTCTTCGCCAATGGTTTCCACTTCCCAAACAAGCTGGTGCTTTTGCTGGCGGACAGCTTTTTTAATGCAGTTAAGCGCATGGTTTTTTGCCGCTACAAAAAGATAGGCTTTAAAGTTCCGAATACCGGCAAGTTCGTGGTGATTAGTCCAGATCTTCAGGAATACATCCTGCACCACTTCTTCGGCCATCTCCATCGAATCGGTTAAACGGAAGATGAACAAACCTAATTGCTGATGATAGTTTTCGAACAGCCGGGTAAAGGCAGCTTCGTTACTATCTGCAACTTGCAGCAACAGTTCATCGTCGTTTGAAAGACTCGGGACAGGCATAAACAGGTTTAATAAATTGGTGATATAAACTTATTTTAAATAAATTGAATTGTCAACATGGTTAGCACCACTTTGACAATTTTCAATAACATTTAGCCAATTAAGCTTACTTCATAGCAGCTTTTCACTTCAATAATATGCGTGTTTTAATATTTAATATCAAAAAATAAGGTGCAGCGAATATCGCTGCACCTTTACATATCAATATAAATTGGTACCGGTTAAATGATACGCATTTTAACGGCATCCTTTTGCGCTCCTGCGGCAAGTTCCAAAGCTTTCGATGCCTTTGAAATATCGCCACCATCAACTACAATGCGATAGTTATTTCTACCCTCAACCCGCATAAAAACCGGCGCAGCACCCTTTATACGCGCGGCCGTCATCAGTATATCCCTACAATCTGTCAGCCTGCAAACCGATTCGGCTTTAGCATCACCCTGTACATTTAATCCATTGATGGCAGCATCCTCTACATGGTCAAATATCAGCGCCGGGCGTTCGTCCGTAGCGGCAATGCTTAAACTAACATTGTGCAATACCAGCCCGCGTACATTACGGGCGTAAATGCCATAAGCGGGCGGCACACCTATCTGGTAATATTCACCGGCAACTTTGGGTACATCGCGCACAGCACCCTGTTCGGTTGTACCGCCGCCGGGGAATGTGATCTGGACATTATTGAAAGTGATATTTTCCATATAAACATCATCCATGGCATTCAGCGTAACGCAGGAAAATATTTCGCCGGGATTATAAACGCTCGGATGCTCGGTCTCGCGCAAAGGCACGGGCTTAACAACCGTGGCCGTAATACCATTAAAGGAGATGTTGCGAATAATACCCGGCGCCTTTTTAGGATCGGCTGATTGCCCATTCTGCAAACCGATACCGATGGACACCGGCCCGGTAACATCCCGCATAATAATATTGGAGAACGAAATATTCTCGAACCGTGAACCAGGGCCGCAGCGCATTTTTACCGGGCACCCATAAGTTTCGTAGATGATACAGTTAGATACGGTGATATTCTCGGCCTCGCCCCCGCCAAACCTAAACACCGACCAGCGGGTGCTGAAGCTACAGCCATCAACCGTAACAAATTTGCAGCTACCAAACAGGGCGCAGGCATCATCCTGGCTTTGCACATCGCAATTGGTTAAATGCACATAACGGCAACTGATAAAATGAAAGCCATCGTTATTATTAATTACCCGGCCACGGATATGCAGGCCCTCCATTTTCACAAACTCGCTTTGGATAACCCGCACCGAGTGAAAGGCACTGTTCAGCAAATAAATATCCCTTACCGTTAAGTTTTTACACTGGTGGAACAACAAATGATACGGCCTGTGCGGACCGGTTATCCCTGCCGGAGGCATTACCCCTTTTGATGGTGAACGAAATTGCGAACCTTGTCCATCGATAGTACCCGGCCCCTCTATGATAATATTATTGGCTTTTACGGCGAAAAACAAACCTACGTTTCCATCATTCAACGTAGAATCGCCGCTGAGCGGAATGGCATCAGCAGCGTAGTATTGCTTACCGTCGGCCGTACCTAATAATATACCCTGGGCAGATATGTATAAACGCACATTGCTTTTTAACTCAACCGTCCCCGTTACAAATGTACCGGCGGGCACCAATACGGTACCACCCTGATCTTTTGTGCAGGCATCAACAGCGGCTTGGATGGCTTTCGTGTCCAGCGTTTTGCCATCGCCTTTGGCGCCAAAATCGCGGATGTTGTAAACTTTAGCACCAATGGTATGGTCATCAGGGCGGCTATCTATCCCAAAAGCGCTTGCGCGCTTCCCCATTAAACCCATACCTACGGTTGCACCAATAGCCGGGACCGACATTTTAGCCAGCCACTCGCGGCGCGAATTGGAAACAGGTTGCTCTACAGCAGGTTTGGCGAACAAGCCGCGCGCCTTCTTTACAAAATTAATACTCATAATTAACAAGGTTTATACCGTTATCGAGGTAGTAGCGCCATCCTTAATGGAGTAAACGCGCTTGCTCTGTCCGGTGGTTATGGTGATGATCAATTTATCTTTTTCCTGTCGTACAACTTCCATATCGAACTCCCGGCCAAAGGCGTGGATATTGCGTAAAGCCATTTTATCCCAACCCTTTGGCAGCCGCGGCGAGCAATCGAAACTGTTAAAACCAGTTGGCCGCATACCGAATAGTCCCTCGGTGTAGATGCAGCAATACAAACCGCTTTCTGCCGATAAATGCCTTTGGTTGCCCTCGGGATAAGCCTCAACCGGATACGGCACATGTTCGCCCAGCAAGCGGCGGCGCGAGTAATATTGCAAAAAGGTCATGGCGCGTTCGGTTTCGTTGGCTTGCAATACACCACGCAGGGCGTATAGGGTCGATCGATCCCAAAAAGTTTCTTTACCCGCCTGGGTAGCTAAACCATCGGCCGTCCATAAGCGTGGCGAGAACAAAGCATCTACCGTACCCTTGCTTCGGTCGAAGATACCCATGGTAAGCGGCAGGCAGATCCATGCTCGCAGCACATCGTTGGTTTCGTAATAACGGTAGGTATCAAATCCCTCCACGTTAGCACCGAAATATTTTTCCATATCGGCTTTCAAATCGGCAGCTTGTTTGGCATAAGCATCGGTTTCGGCTTTAGGCTGATGCAATTGCCTGCCCAACATGGCCGCCGATAGCAAGGCATCGTAATAAAGCGAATTGGTAGATAGATTAGCCTTGCCCGACGGAAAACGTCCCTCTAACTCATCACTTTTCGATTCGACCACACCCTGCGTGTTGATGTGCCGGCGGCTATATTCCAGGCACCATGTGATCAGCGGCCACAGTTTTTTAGCGGTATCGGCATTGCCATAGGTTAAGGCATAGCGCGAAGCGCCATAAGCTATCATAGCCTGGTCGCCCCTATCCCCTGCCCCTTTCCAAACGGTATCGCCTTCGGCTACTATCGAGCTGGGGATGGCCCGGTAATCGGGGTTCATATATTTGGCAAAAAGGCGGTAACAATTCATTGCGGAAAGGTTGCCGATCCTATCGCCGGAAAAAGCGAAGAAAGGGCTCACATATTCGGCCTGGTCGTTGGCCCAAATGGCGGCATAATAGGCTAATCCGCCCGGGCCATGCATATAGCCGCCCCTGGTTTTATAAATACTCTCGGTAGCCCTGATCTTGGCAAAGGCAAATTCGGTATTCAGCACTTCATCGGGGGTTTGCAATTGTAGGGGTGCCTCTATCTCAGTTACCCGGTTTTGACGGGCCTTTTCTTCAGCATCTACATTAATATTTACCGGCACCTGCGGCTGATCTGTAGCCCTGAAGCAAACCGCGAACGTAACCGACTTACCCGGCTGCAATACCCGGCTGCCATCATTAAGCGATTGCACCATAATGGTATGCGGCGCCCCTTTACTGCGTGTGGTATCGGTAGTAACTTCGCGGCGCAGGCGCTCCATAAATACGGTAACGGGCTTATCGCTTGTATTGGTCAATACAAATTTTTCCAGGGCCATTGGCTTATCCACCGATGGGAACAGGCTGCGCTCTATATTCAACATAGCCGGGTTGCCCGACTGTGCCGAAATGCGCATAATACCCTTATGGTTAATACTTTTCACGGTAAAACCCATATCTCCCGACTTACCGGTTTTAACCTGGTTGATATTCAGCAGCCGGTTATTAATAAAAATGCGGGGCAGGTCCGCATCGGGAAATGAATAAGAAATATGGCTGCGAGTGTTATCCGGCAACATACGGAATGTAGGGAACACTACCGTACGGCTGATATTACAAGCCCCCGCGGTATCGATACCATACTGCACCCACAGCGACACCTTTTCGCCCGACATTTCGATATGATCGGCATGAGGCAGACGGTCTTTTATCACCCAGGTGATGCTGCCATCAGGCTGTATGGCCCAGCGGTCGTTTTGCGCGGGCAATACTATTTTTTGGGCTGTTGCTGCTAATTGCAGGGCTAAAATCCCTGCGGCGATAAACGCAAGGCGTTTGCCCGATTTCATTTTTAATATCATTTAATATGCTGCTGTATTTTTAAATCCTGCCGGTAATTTATTGCCGTTTAATTGCATGTTGGTAACACCGCCATCAACCGCAACAAAGGCATCTGCCGAACCCAGTACTTTGTTGTTGCCGATATTGGCACCGGCAACCTTTGTTAGCCTGATGATAGACTTGCCGCCGTTGGTTTCAGGGATATCGCAATTGCTGATCTTTATTTCCTTACCATCTTCGCAGATCATGGCGGGGCGTAAATCATTAGATTTTAGTTTAAAGCGTACATTGTTTAGTACCAAACCCTCCACATGCCTTGCCCATACGCCATAGGCGGGTATAATCGGGCCAAAGGTTTTTACTTCGGGGTATTTGTCAATGGCTTCCGGCACAACCTGCTGCGCATTGGCCTGTGTACCGCCGCCAGCCAGTTGTATCTCTATATTCTCCAGCGTTAAGTTTTTTACAGGATGCCCCGGCACGCCTGTAATTAATATACCCGATGGTGGCATTAGCTGGGCTGTATCGGCAGCCTGGGCTTTTACGTTTTTAATGGTTACGTTTTCTAAAACCCCCGTTTGTTGCTGCGTATCCTGGTCTTTACGGAATACGCTCAGCCTCGACCCTAACCTGATGAGAATAGGGGTTTTTACGTTTACCATAGTGATATTAGCTATCTCTACATTATGTAAACGCGCGCCATCCACACTTAGCAGTTTGATACCGCCGTTGCCGGTGTTATAAATATAACAATCGCTGATCTTAATATCCTCAAAGGCCGCCATCGATTCGGTGCCCATTTTAATAGCGCCCTGGCTACTTTTTAAACGCATGCCGCTAACGGTGATATGGCTGCAGGGCATTTTGCTTGATGTGGTTTTAAAGCATACCGCATCATCACCGCTGTCGATATCGCAATCTTTGATATCCACATTCTGGCAGCCGTCAATATCTATCCCGTCGTTATGGGCAACACCGCGACTTATAATTTTTAGTTTTTGGATGCTTACATCCTTACATTGAAAATAGTGCGATGTCCATGCGGCCGAATAACTTAAAGTAACTCCGCTTACGCTGATCTTTTCGCAGCGCACCAATCGTAGCAAGAACGGCCGTCTACCCCAGCGTTCACCTTCGGGGCGGGTATCGGTTAATATCTGCTGCGCTTTTAGCGCCGACCCACGGCCATCGATCACACCCTCGCCCTCAATACCTATATTTTTCAAATCGACCCCTACCACCAACGCCCAGCCTACATGCTGACCAAGACCCTCGGTAAACGGGTCGAGGTTTTGGTAATCGTTAATATCGGTGCTGCCTAATAATACCGCGCCTTTTTGCAATTGCAGGGTTACGTTATTTTTTAGCGCGATAGTACCCGATAAGAAACGCCCTGCCGGGAAGATCACCTTGCCCCCGCCGGTTTGGTTACAATGGTCGATCGCCTCTTGGATGGCTACCGAATTAAGCGTTTGCCCATCGCCTTTGGCACCAAACTTTTCAATATTGCAATCTTCGGCATGTAATGCACCGGGTAAGGCCATTAGGCCAACGGCAATGGTCAGCTGTAACCATCGTGAGATCTTAGTTGTTAGCATCTGCATTTATTCAGGTTATTTTTTGTTGGCGGCCCTGGTTGCTTTCACCTGCGCAATAGTTATGGCTGTTGCTTTATTGGTAAAGTTATTACGGATATAGGTTAATACATCGGCAATTTCCTGGTCTTTTAAAAAATTGTGCGGCGGCATATTGTTCGAGTACGATTCGCCGTCGATATCAACATTTTGCGTAAAGCCGTTCAGCACCACTTTTATCAGCCGCACCTTATCGCCGGTTACATAACTGGTTTTGCTGAGCGGAGGGTTCATATTCGGCACGCCGCCGCCATCGGCCTGGTGGCACGAAAGGCAATATTGCTTATATACTTTTTCTCCGCGGGTGACAGATACCGTTATGCCTGCCGTAGCAATTACTTTAGATTTACTTTTAGTTTGCGCCTTAAGGCAAACCGGACTAACTAATAACAACAGGACAAATAGTTTTTTCATTTTAGGGGATTTATTTTTTAGTGTAGATAATTCGGTAGATGGTACCTTTAACATCATCGGTTACATAAAGCGAACCATCGGCACCCATGGCCAGGCCTACGGGGCGGTGTTCGGCACTGCGGCCACCTTTTGCAGTATTTTCGGCCGAGCCGGAAAAGTTATCGGCAAATATTTCCCAATCGCCTGAGGGCTTGCCATCTTTAAAGGGTTGGAATACCACGCAATAACCCTTTTGCGGCTCAGGCGCGCGGTTCCACGAGCCATGGAAAGCGATGAAAGCGCCGTTGCGGTATTTCTCGGGGAACATTTTGCCGGTATAAAAAAGCAAGCCGTTGGGAGCCATATGGCCGGGATAGGCAGCTACCGGGTCGAGGTATTTCGCGTCGGCTTCCTTTTTGCCATCGCCACCATATTCGGGGCCTTGTATTTTTTTATGTTGTATTTGATCGTAATACATAAACGGCCAGCCGGCGTTATCACCCAGCTTCAGGGCATACATACATTCGGCAGGTAACTCGGCTGATTTTTTTACATCATAGAGTTCGGGCCAGGAACTGTTCAGGTTATCGCGGCCATGCTGCATTACAAAAAGCTGGTTGTCCTGCTGGTTCCAATCTAACCCAACAATATTACGCAAACCAGTAGCAAAGCGAACGCCATCCTTATAGGTCTGGTTCAGTTTATCGGCCCTGAATTTCCACACCCCACCCGCCGAATCCAGCAACGGGCAACCTGGTATCCCCGGCGAATGTAGCCCCCTGTCCTGCACCTGGCAGGCGCTAAGCGGCGCGCCGATATTGATATAAATATTGCCATCATTATCCAGCACCAGCGATTTTGTTTCGTGCTGACGGCCGGCCTTCAGGCCGTATATGATGTGTTCGGCATGCAGGGTGTCAATCACTTTGCCCTGCGCGTCCAGCTTATATCGATAGATATCCGTATTGGATGAGGCATACATGTAGCCATCTTTAATATACATCCCTGTGCCGCCATAGTTACCAAAACCGCCGGTTATTTGGGCTTTTCCGTTGCTTCCTTCGTGCAGGGTGATGATGCCTTTGCCGCCCTTGGCTTTGGCCAGTTTTATATAAATATCGCCCTGAGGGGTAACAGCAATGTGACGGGCCTTGGCATCAAGCGTGGCCACTTTTAAGGCACCGAAACCATCGGGGAGTTTCAACCCGGCGTTATCGGCATCAGGGATAAGCGCGTTATCTGTTTTGAGGGCGTAAATAACCATCATAGTAGTTGCCGATAGCAGGAAGATAAGTGTTGCGGCTAAAAATTTTCTTTTCATTGGGTGTATCGGGTAGTTTTTGATATTAATTGTGCCAGGCGGGGGTGCTTTGCATAGACGGCTGCTTAATAAACTCGTTTTTATAAATGGCCGGGCTTTTACCGGTTATTTTTTTAAAGTATTTATGAAAGCTGGAGAAACTGTTGAACCCGCTTTCCAAACACAGCTGTTTAATACTCATCTTATTCTCTATCAATAACTTGCAGGCATTGCCAACTTTTATCTCTATCAGGAATTGCGAATAGGTTTTTTTAGTGCGCGATTTAAAATAACGGCAAAACGAGTTTGGGCAGATATGTGCTACGCTGGCAATTTCATCCAATTGTATCCGGCTGCGGAAATTCATCAGCGAATACTCATAAATGGCACTAATGCGGTCGTTCTCCACCTCCTTATAATCGTACCGGAAACCTATAGACGACAGCGCCCTTAACTGCCGGCTGTTGGCTATAACTGATAGTGTTTTCAGCAGCGTTAATACTTTAATGGCGCCCTCGCTTTTTAGCAGATTTTGCATTAGCGCGGCTATTTCCGTTTTACTTTTATCAATGATCATCAGGCCGCGACGGGCTTTTTCCAGTGTCATTTTTATGGCTTTATTTTCGGGGAGTTGCAGGAACTTATCGCCCCAAAAATCCTCGCAAAAATGCAATACAATGATATCGGCCTTACTACCGCCGCCCTCCAGGTACTGATCGTCGAACCGCCAGTAATGTGGCAAGTTGGCGCCTACCAGTATCATATCGCCATCTCTAAAGCGGCTGATATGGTCGCCGATAAACTGCGTGCCGCTTCCTTTTTTAAACCAGATCAGCTCTACCTCGCGATGATAATGCCAGCGGTTATTGTTTGAGGGCACCGTTTCATGGCGCACACTAAATGAACTTTCAGCGTCGGTACTTACTTTAAGTAACTTGGGTTTCATGATCAAATACAGGTATAGCGTTAATTGGACCGCTATACTGTAAAGACAATAACCATAAAGAAAAAGGGGCTATGGCATTCAGTTTTTTATTAAAATGAATGATCGCCTACTCTACCTTTAACAATTTGGCAGGTTCTTTTCCCCACACATCGTTAAAATATGTAACATCCTGCATCAACAACCCCGGCGAATTTTTTAGTTTGATCAGCACATGGTTATCCAGCGGGCGTACCAGTTTTATGCCCGATAGTTTCGCGCCGGGGCTATCATCTAAAAATATCGCGTAACGGCTGTCGCGCTTTTCATAATTAAAAGTGCTATTCTGCACACTCAGGCCCTTTACATGCCTTGCCCATAAAGCATACGATGGCTGGATCTTCAAATCGGCGGCATTGTATTGGCCAACGCCTAACTCGTTAGTGGTGTTCAGCGTATCTGATGCCGGGTTACCGCCCTTCACCAGGATGTTTACATCGTTAAAGCTTACTCCGTTTACATAGCCGGTATGCTTGCCATTAGGCAGTTTAAAATCTAATCCACCCTTCACATCGGCATTATCGGGCAGTTTGTACCCTGCTATAATTGGCGATGCCCGCCGCTGTGCCTCAAAAGGTTTCCATCGTGTGCCGTTGTATGAGCTGCCGCCGTACATTTCATAAACATCAATGGCATTCAGGCTGATGTTTTCCACCTCTCCGATATCCACGTTTTTGATCAGCAATTCGTTATGCGGTTTGCCATTCTCGGTAAACTCATATTTGCCGGCCTGCGCGCCGATAACCCGCCCACGGTTGGATATTGATATAAAAAACGGCGTAGTGGCCCTGTACATCTTTGAGCGGGAGTGAATAGTCCCTGTACGGCCGCTATTCAAAAACACATTCTTTACATGCGAGCCATCATTGGCCGAAATAGAGAAACCTGCCTTGTTGGCACCCAGCACATAAATATTATCTACATAAACATCGGTAATATCATCCACCGTTTCCGAACCGATCTGGATCAGGTTGCAATTGGTATCGCCAATAATATTACGCACAATGTAATTGCTGGCCGGTCGTGTAAATCCCAGTGAACAATCTGATCCCGGCTTCACCACGTCATCCGAACTTACGCGCGAGAAAACATTGGTAACCGTTACATTGTTGCACTCCATAAAATCGTAAATATCGCGTACGTTGCTTTGGCTGTATTTACCGAAATAAGTATCGTGCATGTTTAAATTATCGGTACCGGTAGCCAGCAGGGCAAAATGGCCGGAGCGGTCAATCTTTAACATGTGATCGAGGTCCTCTATTTTTGCGCCTTTATCGCCCATATAATAGGGTTCGTCTTTGGCTTCATCGTACCAAAGATCTTGCTTGTGCCAAATACCGCCTATTTCCACATTGGTGCAAAGCTTTAGGGTAAACATTTTATCGCTGCGGTTATCGGGCGTGTTTTTCATCACATTATCGCCGTTTACCAGGTTACCATCACCGGTGATACGGCCACAGCCGATGATCTTTACATTATCTAACCGCTCACCAAAAAACATACTGTTATGGAAGTAATGATGGCCAACATCCTGTTTGGTCATATAATTTTCAGGATCGGCATATGGCCCCATATCCGTAGGCGACAAGCCCGAACGGTACTTCTTATCGCTAAACCAGGTAGTTTCGGGAGCGTCTCCGCCTTTCATGGCTTTAATGGTCGCATCTTTATCTAAGTACAGGTAAACATTACTTAACAAATGTATGGTGCGCACCGGGTAAACGCCTTTGGTAAACAATAGCGTACCGCCACCGGTTTGATTAAGCTGTTCGATAGCGTTGTTGATGGCATCGGTATTATCATCAGTGCCATTGCTTGTTGCGCCAAAAGTTTTTACATCGACTTTGCCGGTGTACATGCTCGCTATATTTGATAGTCCTTTATTGATACCATCTTTAACATTTAACCTGAACTGGTAGTATTTATCTGGTTTTAAACCCGTTACCGCCGCGATGGAAGTTTTGAGATCGAAAGTTGCCGGAGATATAGACCAGGTTTTACCCTTATCCAGCGATTGCATCAATTGCACCGACGATGAGGACGTTCCGCTTCCCCACTTAAAAATAGCTTTAGTATAAGTATCAGCTGTTTCCTTGTATTGCAGATCTTTGGTTACCACCCGTTCAAAATCGGATATAGTTTGGGTAACCGTTAATGCGGCGGTTTCATTACCGGTACCGGGGCTGGTTAATATTTCAGGTTTAGATGTGGTATACATCGCCCTGAAAAGATAGTTACCGGCGGTTTTATAATTTACCCCTGATATTTCGATTTTCAAATCGGGACCATTTGCCGGTCTTAGGTCAAGATGATTAAATGTGAT comes from Mucilaginibacter mali and encodes:
- a CDS encoding FecR family protein is translated as MNNGDKNVSYLFNLYYTKQATPQQLRELFDLLKTYDDEQLTGLLREAWDDLSAREEIFDEEKSRSMLNNILNAAPRTGIVAIKPKRYWMWGIAASILITAGIGAYFLNRPKPADMQLAIVHPAHDALPGSNKAILTLGSGATVVLDDANKGVVARQGNALVVKSKEGQVDYKVGEDADNKTIEYNTITTPKGYQYNVVLPDGSKVWLNAASSIKFPTEFTGSQRNVEMTGEAYFEVAKNAAMPFIVKTNRQEVRVLGTHFNIMAYDDEPVTKTTLLEGSIMLTGKSSNILKPGNQAIMNAQGDVKIVAESDMDEAVAWKNGFFQFKDESIEGTMRQAARWYDVNINYKGKIPTHQFIGKVPRSVKLSELLSMFKYAGMNFTIDGREVTVMN
- a CDS encoding RNA polymerase sigma-70 factor, with the translated sequence MPVPSLSNDDELLLQVADSNEAAFTRLFENYHQQLGLFIFRLTDSMEMAEEVVQDVFLKIWTNHHELAGIRNFKAYLFVAAKNHALNCIKKAVRQQKHQLVWEVETIGEEQLLIPDADDNKYYSLLDTAIDRLPPQQQKVYLLSRHERLKYAEIAEEMNLSRETVKKYLQHAVTFISNYCEAHSDMVVFLLLFFKFF
- a CDS encoding glycoside hydrolase family 28 protein, translating into MSINFVKKARGLFAKPAVEQPVSNSRREWLAKMSVPAIGATVGMGLMGKRASAFGIDSRPDDHTIGAKVYNIRDFGAKGDGKTLDTKAIQAAVDACTKDQGGTVLVPAGTFVTGTVELKSNVRLYISAQGILLGTADGKQYYAADAIPLSGDSTLNDGNVGLFFAVKANNIIIEGPGTIDGQGSQFRSPSKGVMPPAGITGPHRPYHLLFHQCKNLTVRDIYLLNSAFHSVRVIQSEFVKMEGLHIRGRVINNNDGFHFISCRYVHLTNCDVQSQDDACALFGSCKFVTVDGCSFSTRWSVFRFGGGEAENITVSNCIIYETYGCPVKMRCGPGSRFENISFSNIIMRDVTGPVSIGIGLQNGQSADPKKAPGIIRNISFNGITATVVKPVPLRETEHPSVYNPGEIFSCVTLNAMDDVYMENITFNNVQITFPGGGTTEQGAVRDVPKVAGEYYQIGVPPAYGIYARNVRGLVLHNVSLSIAATDERPALIFDHVEDAAINGLNVQGDAKAESVCRLTDCRDILMTAARIKGAAPVFMRVEGRNNYRIVVDGGDISKASKALELAAGAQKDAVKMRII
- a CDS encoding glycoside hydrolase family 28 protein, producing MQMLTTKISRWLQLTIAVGLMALPGALHAEDCNIEKFGAKGDGQTLNSVAIQEAIDHCNQTGGGKVIFPAGRFLSGTIALKNNVTLQLQKGAVLLGSTDINDYQNLDPFTEGLGQHVGWALVVGVDLKNIGIEGEGVIDGRGSALKAQQILTDTRPEGERWGRRPFLLRLVRCEKISVSGVTLSYSAAWTSHYFQCKDVSIQKLKIISRGVAHNDGIDIDGCQNVDIKDCDIDSGDDAVCFKTTSSKMPCSHITVSGMRLKSSQGAIKMGTESMAAFEDIKISDCYIYNTGNGGIKLLSVDGARLHNVEIANITMVNVKTPILIRLGSRLSVFRKDQDTQQQTGVLENVTIKNVKAQAADTAQLMPPSGILITGVPGHPVKNLTLENIEIQLAGGGTQANAQQVVPEAIDKYPEVKTFGPIIPAYGVWARHVEGLVLNNVRFKLKSNDLRPAMICEDGKEIKISNCDIPETNGGKSIIRLTKVAGANIGNNKVLGSADAFVAVDGGVTNMQLNGNKLPAGFKNTAAY
- a CDS encoding c-type cytochrome; the encoded protein is MKKLFVLLLLVSPVCLKAQTKSKSKVIATAGITVSVTRGEKVYKQYCLSCHQADGGGVPNMNPPLSKTSYVTGDKVRLIKVVLNGFTQNVDIDGESYSNNMPPHNFLKDQEIADVLTYIRNNFTNKATAITIAQVKATRAANKK
- a CDS encoding PQQ-dependent sugar dehydrogenase translates to MKRKFLAATLIFLLSATTMMVIYALKTDNALIPDADNAGLKLPDGFGALKVATLDAKARHIAVTPQGDIYIKLAKAKGGKGIITLHEGSNGKAQITGGFGNYGGTGMYIKDGYMYASSNTDIYRYKLDAQGKVIDTLHAEHIIYGLKAGRQHETKSLVLDNDGNIYINIGAPLSACQVQDRGLHSPGIPGCPLLDSAGGVWKFRADKLNQTYKDGVRFATGLRNIVGLDWNQQDNQLFVMQHGRDNLNSSWPELYDVKKSAELPAECMYALKLGDNAGWPFMYYDQIQHKKIQGPEYGGDGKKEADAKYLDPVAAYPGHMAPNGLLFYTGKMFPEKYRNGAFIAFHGSWNRAPEPQKGYCVVFQPFKDGKPSGDWEIFADNFSGSAENTAKGGRSAEHRPVGLAMGADGSLYVTDDVKGTIYRIIYTKK
- a CDS encoding AraC family transcriptional regulator, which translates into the protein MKPKLLKVSTDAESSFSVRHETVPSNNNRWHYHREVELIWFKKGSGTQFIGDHISRFRDGDMILVGANLPHYWRFDDQYLEGGGSKADIIVLHFCEDFWGDKFLQLPENKAIKMTLEKARRGLMIIDKSKTEIAALMQNLLKSEGAIKVLTLLKTLSVIANSRQLRALSSIGFRYDYKEVENDRISAIYEYSLMNFRSRIQLDEIASVAHICPNSFCRYFKSRTKKTYSQFLIEIKVGNACKLLIENKMSIKQLCLESGFNSFSSFHKYFKKITGKSPAIYKNEFIKQPSMQSTPAWHN
- a CDS encoding glycosyl hydrolase family 28-related protein, giving the protein MLKTMLPLKKIYILNLILLSILFVSAAAKALAQPSITFGKNAPNIVRITKDTLVLIKGSTYAFTVDTPEDQGLVSTAVDVKQLIMQIAPANGSIQEYTVTDKSGTAKTEGEIISGDHLIVASKGGSATKAYIISVHQMALSGSLVIAQPIITANSTHNLTLYYTAGQRSPDVSVKVYLPAGINTTIENTTVNVIGRGDVKLSGLATQSIGRVGVGYPYKKVGDASIIKLKDGGSVITFNHLDLRPANGPDLKIEISGVNYKTAGNYLFRAMYTTSKPEILTSPGTGNETAALTVTQTISDFERVVTKDLQYKETADTYTKAIFKWGSGTSSSSVQLMQSLDKGKTWSISPATFDLKTSIAAVTGLKPDKYYQFRLNVKDGINKGLSNIASMYTGKVDVKTFGATSNGTDDNTDAINNAIEQLNQTGGGTLLFTKGVYPVRTIHLLSNVYLYLDKDATIKAMKGGDAPETTWFSDKKYRSGLSPTDMGPYADPENYMTKQDVGHHYFHNSMFFGERLDNVKIIGCGRITGDGNLVNGDNVMKNTPDNRSDKMFTLKLCTNVEIGGIWHKQDLWYDEAKDEPYYMGDKGAKIEDLDHMLKIDRSGHFALLATGTDNLNMHDTYFGKYSQSNVRDIYDFMECNNVTVTNVFSRVSSDDVVKPGSDCSLGFTRPASNYIVRNIIGDTNCNLIQIGSETVDDITDVYVDNIYVLGANKAGFSISANDGSHVKNVFLNSGRTGTIHSRSKMYRATTPFFISISNRGRVIGAQAGKYEFTENGKPHNELLIKNVDIGEVENISLNAIDVYEMYGGSSYNGTRWKPFEAQRRASPIIAGYKLPDNADVKGGLDFKLPNGKHTGYVNGVSFNDVNILVKGGNPASDTLNTTNELGVGQYNAADLKIQPSYALWARHVKGLSVQNSTFNYEKRDSRYAIFLDDSPGAKLSGIKLVRPLDNHVLIKLKNSPGLLMQDVTYFNDVWGKEPAKLLKVE